The Penaeus vannamei isolate JL-2024 chromosome 39, ASM4276789v1, whole genome shotgun sequence genome window below encodes:
- the LOC113829206 gene encoding uncharacterized protein isoform X2, producing MLKSIYNQEYDCQHYRAQPANMAVNIDLNQETLKGKLSEGCDVQFVPCKIEHDGEAEVEKFFNTYVREEKNDEEGKEEKVLKGTLRGYPLSGCVIDVPKGYTGIVLKETRPTLNSEESRTMRVISQFKQFTYWNWDREPSRGDKYQQAMDWAEIADVIHGSE from the exons ATGCTGAAGTCAATATATAACCAAGAATAT GATTGTCAACACTACCGTGCCCAACCCGCGAATATGGCTGTAAACATTGACTTGAACCAAGAAACTCTCAAAGGAAAACTCTCCGAGGGATGTGATGTTCAGTTCGTCCCTTGTAAAATAGAACACGATGGAGAAGCAGAAGTTGAGAAGTTCTTTAACACATAcgtcagagaggaaaaaaacgatgaggaagggaaagaagagaaag TTCTTAAAGGAACTTTGCGTGGTTACCCTCTCAGTGGCTGTGTAATAGATGTTCCAAAGGGTTACACTGGCATTGTTCTTAAGGAAACTAGACCTACCCTGAATTCAGAAGAAAGTCGCACAATGAGAGTCATTTCCCAGTTTAAACAGTTCACTTACTGGAACTGGGACCGCGAGCCATCTCGGGGGGACAAGTACCAACAGGCCATGGACTGGGCGGAGATAGCGGATGTA ATACATGGATCTGAGTAG
- the LOC113829206 gene encoding ribonuclease H2 subunit C isoform X3, with protein MAVNIDLNQETLKGKLSEGCDVQFVPCKIEHDGEAEVEKFFNTYVREEKNDEEGKEEKVLKGTLRGYPLSGCVIDVPKGYTGIVLKETRPTLNSEESRTMRVISQFKQFTYWNWDREPSRGDKYQQAMDWAEIADVIHGSE; from the exons ATGGCTGTAAACATTGACTTGAACCAAGAAACTCTCAAAGGAAAACTCTCCGAGGGATGTGATGTTCAGTTCGTCCCTTGTAAAATAGAACACGATGGAGAAGCAGAAGTTGAGAAGTTCTTTAACACATAcgtcagagaggaaaaaaacgatgaggaagggaaagaagagaaag TTCTTAAAGGAACTTTGCGTGGTTACCCTCTCAGTGGCTGTGTAATAGATGTTCCAAAGGGTTACACTGGCATTGTTCTTAAGGAAACTAGACCTACCCTGAATTCAGAAGAAAGTCGCACAATGAGAGTCATTTCCCAGTTTAAACAGTTCACTTACTGGAACTGGGACCGCGAGCCATCTCGGGGGGACAAGTACCAACAGGCCATGGACTGGGCGGAGATAGCGGATGTA ATACATGGATCTGAGTAG
- the LOC113829206 gene encoding uncharacterized protein isoform X1 yields MVVGPYMHEPDADCQHYRAQPANMAVNIDLNQETLKGKLSEGCDVQFVPCKIEHDGEAEVEKFFNTYVREEKNDEEGKEEKVLKGTLRGYPLSGCVIDVPKGYTGIVLKETRPTLNSEESRTMRVISQFKQFTYWNWDREPSRGDKYQQAMDWAEIADVIHGSE; encoded by the exons atggttgttggaccgtacatgcacgagcccgacgcg GATTGTCAACACTACCGTGCCCAACCCGCGAATATGGCTGTAAACATTGACTTGAACCAAGAAACTCTCAAAGGAAAACTCTCCGAGGGATGTGATGTTCAGTTCGTCCCTTGTAAAATAGAACACGATGGAGAAGCAGAAGTTGAGAAGTTCTTTAACACATAcgtcagagaggaaaaaaacgatgaggaagggaaagaagagaaag TTCTTAAAGGAACTTTGCGTGGTTACCCTCTCAGTGGCTGTGTAATAGATGTTCCAAAGGGTTACACTGGCATTGTTCTTAAGGAAACTAGACCTACCCTGAATTCAGAAGAAAGTCGCACAATGAGAGTCATTTCCCAGTTTAAACAGTTCACTTACTGGAACTGGGACCGCGAGCCATCTCGGGGGGACAAGTACCAACAGGCCATGGACTGGGCGGAGATAGCGGATGTA ATACATGGATCTGAGTAG